From the genome of Dryobates pubescens isolate bDryPub1 chromosome 5, bDryPub1.pri, whole genome shotgun sequence, one region includes:
- the ZFYVE21 gene encoding zinc finger FYVE domain-containing protein 21 isoform X2, with protein sequence MSGCEARDAKKLVRSPSGLRMVPEHRSARSPFGLDEPPWVPDKECPRCMQCDTKFDFITRKHHCRRCGKCFCDKCCSKKVPLPRMCFVDPVRQCAECALISQKETEFYDKQLKVLMNGATFFVTLGTSGKSELMVCRLSNNQRYLVLDGDSHYEIEIIQISTVQILTEGFTPGGGNTRAIGMVLQYKVPGSEELMQMKFTAAEDLSCNKKLSASWLAAMHKATKLLYESRDQ encoded by the exons ATGTCGGGTTGCGAGGCCCGTGATGCCAAGAAGCTGGTGCGCTCGCCCAGCGGGCTGCGCATGGTGCCCGAGCACCGCTCTGCCCGCAGCCCCTTCGGCTTGGACGAGCCGCCCTGGGTGCCTGACAAGGAG TGCCCAAGATGTATGCAGTGTGATACAAAATTTGACTTCATAACAAGAAAG CATCACTGCCGAAGATGTGGGAAGTGTTTCTGTGACAAGTGCTGCAGTAAAAAAGTGCCTCTGCCTCGCATGTGCTTTGTGGACCCTGTGCGCCAGTGTGCTGAGTGTGCTCTCATCTCTCAGAAAGAAACAGAGTTCTACGACAAACAGCTTAAAGTGCTCATGAATG GTGCTACATTCTTTGTGACTCTGGGAACATCTGGTAAATCTGAGCTCATGGTTTGTCGACTTTCCAACAATCAGAG ATACCTGGTTTTGGATGGAGACAGCCACTATGAAATTGAAATTATACAGATTTCAACTGTTCAGATACTCACTGAAGGATTTACTCCTGGAG gaggTAACACTCGTGCCATAGGTATGGTTCTGCAGTACAAAGTACCAGGATCAGAGGAGCTCATGCAGATGAAATTTACAGCTGCTGAAGATCTCAGCTGTAACAAGAAGCTGTCAGCAAGCTGGCTGGCAGCTATGCATAAG GCCACGAAACTTCTTTACGAGTCCCGGGACCAGTAA
- the ZFYVE21 gene encoding zinc finger FYVE domain-containing protein 21 isoform X1: MSGCEARDAKKLVRSPSGLRMVPEHRSARSPFGLDEPPWVPDKECPRCMQCDTKFDFITRKHHCRRCGKCFCDKCCSKKVPLPRMCFVDPVRQCAECALISQKETEFYDKQLKVLMNGATFFVTLGTSGKSELMVCRLSNNQRYLVLDGDSHYEIEIIQISTVQILTEGFTPGEKDTHTYTSLLESQHITEGGNTRAIGMVLQYKVPGSEELMQMKFTAAEDLSCNKKLSASWLAAMHKATKLLYESRDQ; the protein is encoded by the exons ATGTCGGGTTGCGAGGCCCGTGATGCCAAGAAGCTGGTGCGCTCGCCCAGCGGGCTGCGCATGGTGCCCGAGCACCGCTCTGCCCGCAGCCCCTTCGGCTTGGACGAGCCGCCCTGGGTGCCTGACAAGGAG TGCCCAAGATGTATGCAGTGTGATACAAAATTTGACTTCATAACAAGAAAG CATCACTGCCGAAGATGTGGGAAGTGTTTCTGTGACAAGTGCTGCAGTAAAAAAGTGCCTCTGCCTCGCATGTGCTTTGTGGACCCTGTGCGCCAGTGTGCTGAGTGTGCTCTCATCTCTCAGAAAGAAACAGAGTTCTACGACAAACAGCTTAAAGTGCTCATGAATG GTGCTACATTCTTTGTGACTCTGGGAACATCTGGTAAATCTGAGCTCATGGTTTGTCGACTTTCCAACAATCAGAG ATACCTGGTTTTGGATGGAGACAGCCACTATGAAATTGAAATTATACAGATTTCAACTGTTCAGATACTCACTGAAGGATTTACTCCTGGAG AAAAAGATACTCACACTTACACCAGCCTTCTGGAGAGCCAGCATATTACTGAAG gaggTAACACTCGTGCCATAGGTATGGTTCTGCAGTACAAAGTACCAGGATCAGAGGAGCTCATGCAGATGAAATTTACAGCTGCTGAAGATCTCAGCTGTAACAAGAAGCTGTCAGCAAGCTGGCTGGCAGCTATGCATAAG GCCACGAAACTTCTTTACGAGTCCCGGGACCAGTAA
- the XRCC3 gene encoding DNA repair protein XRCC3 → MDWNQFDLNPKVIAALKKADIKSVKEILNLSGADLQRLTKLSSADIQCLLKTVSYTLRRNSMLTALQLYQDKDHLTSQHQKLSLGCSVLDSLLKGGIPLVGITELAGESSAGKTQISLQLCLCVQYPYKYGGLESGAVYICTEDAFPSKRLQQLIDQQHKLRADVPAEIIQKIKFGNSIFVEHAADLDAFHNCITKRISLLLTRGMVRLVVIDSIAALFRCEFGVSDSVTKARYLQTFGAQLHSLSTKFRTPIMCINQVTDAVSESEAALCGCSLVDNRVIPALGISWANQLLMRLMVSRVLQPEQSSGAASHHAGSVRTLRVVFAPHLPLSFCYYTVKLEGVKGIK, encoded by the exons ATGGACTGGAACCAGTTTGACTTGAACCCTAAAGTAATTGCTGCCCTTAAGAAAG CTGACATAAAATCAGTCAAAGAGATTTTAAATCTCTCTGGTGCAGACTTGCAAAGGCTGACGAAATTGTCCAGTGCGGATATACAGTGCTTACTGAAAACAGTCTCTTACACACTGAGGAGAAACAGTATGCTTACAG cacttcagctcTACCAAGATAAAGATCATCTCACCTCTCAACACCAGAAGCTAAGCCTAGGATGTTCAGTGCTAGATTCTTTGTTAAAAGGTGGCATTCCTTTagttggaatcacagaacttgcCGGGGAAAGTTCTGCTGGGAAGACTCAGATTAGTTTACAACTGTGCCTTTGTGTGCAGTATCCATATAAATATGGTGGACTGGAGTCTG GAGCTGTCTACATTTGTACAGAAGATGCATTCCCAAGTAAACGTTTGCAGCAGCTCATAGACCAACAACACAAGCTGCGTGCAGATGTCCCAGCTGAAATCATACAGAAGATCAAATTTGGAAACAGTATTTTTGTGGAGCATGCAGCAGACCTG GATGCCTTTCACAACTGCATCACTAAAAGGATCTCGCTGCTGCTCACGAGAGGCATGGTGCGGCTGGTGGTCATCGACTCTATCGCTGCCTTGTTTCGATGCGAGTTCGGCGTCTCGGATTCTGTTACGAAGGCTCGCTATCTGCAGACGTTTGGAGCACAGCTTCACAGCTTAAGCACTAAGTTCAGGACTCCAATAATGTGCATTAATCAG GTGACGGATGCAGTGAGCGAGTcagaagctgctctgtgtgGTTGCAG TCTAGTGGATAACAGAGTCATTCCAGCACTTGGAATAAGCTGGGCAAATCAACTGCTCATGAGACTGATGGTCAGCCGAGTGTTACAGCCTGAACAATCATCTGGAGCTGCATCTCACCACGCTGGAAGTGTGAGGACTTTAAGAGTAGTTTTCGCTCCCCATCTCCCTTTGTCCTTTTGCTACTACACAGTAAAATTGGAAGGtgtaaaaggaataaaataa